One stretch of Pseudoxanthomonas sp. Root65 DNA includes these proteins:
- a CDS encoding porin, which produces MRYSLLAAALAVAMGSTSFSAAAADNRDQQIAELRAQLEAMQTKLMELEERTDAQSDVNLDTAAQLDKLNTGSPKIDTKGGIKVTSADGKFEATVGGRIHFDTYAFDRDIASTTGTTEFRRARLTLGGKAYGWEYKLEQDFGAGTNLDGLRDAYIAKSALGGKFTIGHFKPYRAMEELTSSNELLMMERPFASATGLFSNRQFQQGVGYQRAGENYTAGLSVFNLRGAAAARNEGMGYAGRVTWAPINTDNSTLHLGGWYSYENANNGSADLVATSNYAGRRGPSQTIATTTGASRNEVSVYALEAAGSFGPAFFQAEYADATFGQPLGRDQDVTSYYVQGSFMLNGGHKGYKAATGVFASPKYVDKGLWELTARYDYAENETLNREVTSWILGMNYYVNANLRFMFNYTQGDNEVTGDETAQYALRTQFAW; this is translated from the coding sequence ATGCGTTATTCCCTCCTGGCTGCCGCGCTTGCCGTCGCCATGGGCAGCACCAGCTTTTCGGCCGCCGCCGCCGACAACCGTGACCAGCAGATCGCCGAACTGAGGGCGCAGCTGGAAGCCATGCAGACCAAACTGATGGAACTGGAAGAGCGCACCGACGCGCAGTCCGACGTCAACCTGGACACGGCCGCGCAGCTGGACAAGCTCAACACCGGCTCGCCGAAGATCGACACCAAGGGTGGCATCAAGGTGACGTCGGCCGACGGCAAGTTCGAGGCGACCGTCGGTGGTCGCATCCACTTCGACACCTACGCCTTCGACCGCGACATCGCCAGCACCACCGGCACCACCGAATTCCGCCGCGCCCGCCTGACCCTGGGCGGCAAGGCCTACGGCTGGGAATACAAGCTGGAGCAGGACTTCGGCGCCGGCACCAACCTCGACGGCCTGCGTGATGCCTACATCGCCAAGTCGGCGCTGGGCGGCAAGTTCACCATCGGTCACTTCAAGCCCTACCGCGCGATGGAAGAACTGACCAGTTCCAACGAACTGCTGATGATGGAGCGTCCGTTCGCCTCGGCGACCGGCCTGTTCTCCAACCGCCAGTTCCAGCAGGGCGTGGGCTACCAGCGTGCGGGCGAGAACTACACCGCCGGCCTGAGCGTGTTCAACCTGCGCGGCGCCGCTGCGGCCCGCAACGAAGGCATGGGCTACGCCGGTCGCGTCACCTGGGCGCCGATCAACACTGACAACAGCACGCTGCACCTGGGCGGCTGGTACAGCTACGAGAACGCCAACAACGGGTCGGCCGACCTGGTCGCCACGTCCAACTACGCCGGCCGTCGCGGTCCGTCGCAGACCATCGCCACCACCACCGGTGCCAGCCGCAACGAAGTCAGCGTGTACGCGCTGGAAGCCGCCGGTTCGTTCGGCCCGGCCTTCTTCCAGGCCGAGTACGCCGACGCCACCTTCGGCCAGCCGCTCGGCCGCGATCAGGATGTGACCAGCTACTACGTGCAGGGCAGCTTCATGCTCAACGGCGGCCACAAGGGCTACAAGGCCGCGACCGGCGTGTTCGCCTCGCCGAAGTACGTGGACAAGGGCCTGTGGGAACTGACCGCGCGCTACGACTACGCCGAAAACGAAACGCTGAACCGCGAAGTCACCAGCTGGATCCTCGGCATGAACTACTACGTCAACGCCAACCTGCGCTTCATGTTCAACTACACGCAGGGCGACAACGAAGTCACCGGCGACGAAACCGCCCAGTACGCGCTGCGCACGCAGTTCGCCTGGTAA
- the pstS gene encoding phosphate ABC transporter substrate-binding protein PstS, whose product MRIRTARLATLAVAAAFFAAACGGKTDAPAAATAGDAAAPAAAGAQQISAELTGAGASFIYPLMARWSTDYNKSTGAKINYQSIGSGGGIAQIKAATVDFGSSDKPLSSEELAQAGLAQFPSVIGGVVPVINVEGLQPGQLKLSGTVLADIFLHKITTWNDPAIAALNPGVTLPTGKINTVHRSDGSGTTFNFVNYLSKVSPEWKSKVGEGTSVNWPGGVGGKGNEGVAAYVRQLKGSIGYVELAYAEQNNMSYASLQNAAGQFVQPTPESFAAAAASADWANTKDFNLVITNAPGETAWPITATNFILVYKQPKDAAKAKHTLDFFKWAYEQGQAQANELDYVPLPPELVGQIEQYWSTEIKL is encoded by the coding sequence ATGCGCATCCGCACCGCCCGCCTGGCCACACTGGCCGTGGCCGCCGCTTTCTTCGCCGCTGCCTGCGGCGGCAAGACCGACGCCCCCGCCGCCGCGACTGCCGGCGACGCCGCCGCTCCCGCCGCGGCCGGCGCCCAGCAGATCTCCGCCGAACTGACCGGCGCCGGCGCCTCGTTCATCTATCCGCTGATGGCGCGCTGGTCGACCGACTACAACAAGTCCACCGGCGCCAAGATCAACTACCAGTCCATCGGTTCGGGCGGCGGCATCGCGCAGATCAAGGCCGCCACGGTCGATTTCGGCTCCTCCGACAAGCCCCTGTCGTCGGAAGAACTGGCCCAGGCCGGTCTGGCCCAGTTCCCGTCGGTGATCGGTGGCGTGGTGCCGGTCATCAACGTCGAAGGCCTGCAGCCGGGCCAGCTGAAGCTCAGCGGCACCGTGCTGGCCGACATCTTCCTGCACAAGATCACCACCTGGAACGATCCGGCCATCGCCGCGCTGAACCCGGGCGTGACCCTGCCCACCGGCAAGATCAACACCGTGCACCGCTCCGACGGCTCGGGCACCACCTTCAACTTCGTCAACTACCTGTCCAAGGTCAGCCCGGAGTGGAAGTCCAAGGTCGGCGAAGGCACCTCGGTCAACTGGCCGGGCGGCGTGGGTGGCAAGGGCAACGAAGGCGTCGCCGCCTACGTGCGCCAGCTGAAGGGCTCGATCGGCTATGTCGAACTGGCCTATGCCGAGCAGAACAACATGTCGTACGCATCGCTGCAGAACGCGGCCGGCCAGTTCGTGCAGCCCACCCCCGAAAGCTTCGCCGCCGCGGCGGCCAGCGCCGACTGGGCGAACACGAAGGACTTCAACCTGGTCATCACCAACGCCCCGGGCGAAACGGCGTGGCCGATCACCGCGACCAACTTCATCCTGGTCTACAAGCAGCCCAAGGACGCGGCCAAGGCCAAGCACACGCTGGACTTCTTCAAGTGGGCCTACGAGCAGGGTCAGGCGCAGGCCAACGAACTGGACTACGTGCCGCTGCCGCCGGAACTGGTCGGCCAGATCGAGCAGTACTGGAGCACCGAGATCAAGCTCTGA
- a CDS encoding HemK family protein methyltransferase, whose product MTTTVEQRLRTLQAHWKAAHDKPEETPENTLRALWATAAGTPLSAVAADGIALPALDADAMRRLDDLLSQRLAGVPLAHLTGRQHFLGIDLLAGPEALIPRRETELLGHAAIELARIAGAEGRDVIAVDVCTGSGNLAVALANHVPGLRVFAADLSEDAVALARRNAERLALADRVTFRAGDLLAPYDEAAFHGTVDLLLCNPPYISSSKVEAMPDAISAHEPRLAFDGGPLGVSLLARLMQDSRRFVRTGGWLAFEVGLGQGPAMARRLRNDDAWDEVRELADDEGAVRAVLARRSNHVTGDNG is encoded by the coding sequence ATGACCACAACGGTCGAGCAACGACTGCGGACGCTCCAGGCGCATTGGAAGGCCGCCCACGACAAGCCGGAAGAAACGCCGGAGAACACCTTGCGCGCCCTGTGGGCGACGGCAGCGGGCACCCCGTTATCGGCCGTCGCGGCGGACGGCATCGCACTGCCCGCGCTGGACGCCGATGCGATGCGACGGCTGGATGACCTGCTGTCGCAGCGGCTGGCCGGCGTGCCGCTGGCGCACCTCACCGGGCGCCAGCATTTCCTCGGCATCGATCTGCTGGCCGGTCCGGAAGCCCTCATTCCGCGCCGCGAAACCGAACTGCTGGGGCACGCGGCGATCGAACTCGCGCGCATCGCCGGTGCGGAGGGACGGGACGTCATCGCGGTCGACGTATGTACCGGCTCCGGCAACCTGGCCGTCGCGCTGGCCAACCATGTGCCGGGACTGCGCGTGTTCGCTGCCGATCTCAGCGAGGATGCCGTGGCGCTGGCCCGCCGCAACGCCGAACGGCTGGCGCTGGCGGATCGGGTGACGTTCCGCGCCGGCGACCTGCTCGCCCCGTACGACGAGGCCGCCTTCCATGGCACCGTTGACCTGTTGCTCTGCAATCCTCCGTACATCAGCAGCAGCAAGGTGGAAGCGATGCCGGACGCGATCTCCGCGCACGAGCCCAGGCTGGCGTTCGACGGCGGACCGCTGGGTGTGTCGCTGCTGGCGCGGCTGATGCAGGACAGCCGGCGCTTCGTGCGCACCGGCGGCTGGCTCGCGTTCGAGGTCGGGCTGGGCCAGGGACCGGCGATGGCCCGCCGCCTGCGCAACGACGACGCCTGGGACGAGGTGCGCGAACTTGCGGATGACGAGGGCGCCGTGCGCGCCGTGCTTGCGCGACGCTCGAACCATGTAACCGGAGACAACGGATGA
- the pstS gene encoding phosphate ABC transporter substrate-binding protein PstS → MLNSIKSRVALLALASAFSAQAFAADVTGAGASFVYPVMTKWSADYAKATNNRVNYQSIGSGGGIAQIKAGTVDFGSSDAPLKPEELAKYGLAQFPSVIGGVVPVLNVAGLKPGQLKLDGPTLANIFLGTIKTWNDPAIAALNPGVTLPSQRITVVRRSDGSGTTFNFVNYLSKVSPEWKAKVGEGTTVQWPTGVGGKGNEGVAAYVKQIKGGIGYVELSYALQNKMSYASLKNAAGAYVQPSDETFAAAAASAEWGKSKDFYLVMTNAPGANSWPITATNFILMYKAPKKGNKDARDFFRWVYANGDAQAKSLDYVPLPPALVQQIETYWKANLKY, encoded by the coding sequence GTGTTGAACTCGATCAAATCCCGCGTGGCGCTGCTGGCGCTCGCCTCGGCCTTCTCGGCGCAGGCATTCGCCGCCGACGTGACCGGCGCCGGTGCGTCGTTCGTGTATCCGGTGATGACCAAGTGGTCCGCCGACTACGCCAAGGCCACCAACAACCGCGTCAACTACCAGTCGATCGGTTCGGGCGGCGGTATCGCGCAGATCAAGGCCGGCACGGTCGATTTCGGTTCGTCCGACGCCCCCCTGAAGCCGGAAGAACTGGCCAAGTACGGCCTGGCGCAGTTCCCGTCGGTGATCGGCGGCGTGGTGCCGGTGCTGAACGTGGCCGGCCTGAAGCCGGGCCAGCTGAAGCTGGACGGCCCGACCCTGGCCAACATCTTCCTGGGCACCATCAAGACCTGGAACGACCCGGCCATCGCCGCGCTCAACCCGGGCGTGACCCTGCCGTCGCAGCGCATTACCGTGGTCCGTCGTTCGGACGGCTCGGGCACCACCTTCAACTTCGTCAACTACCTGTCCAAGGTCAGCCCGGAGTGGAAGGCCAAGGTCGGTGAAGGCACCACCGTGCAGTGGCCGACCGGCGTGGGCGGCAAGGGCAACGAGGGCGTGGCCGCCTACGTGAAGCAGATCAAGGGCGGCATCGGCTATGTCGAACTGTCCTATGCGCTGCAGAACAAGATGTCCTATGCCAGCCTGAAGAACGCCGCCGGCGCCTACGTGCAGCCCAGCGACGAGACCTTCGCCGCCGCGGCCGCCAGCGCCGAGTGGGGCAAGTCCAAGGACTTCTACCTGGTCATGACCAACGCGCCGGGCGCCAACTCCTGGCCGATCACCGCCACCAACTTCATCCTGATGTACAAGGCGCCGAAGAAGGGCAACAAGGACGCGCGCGACTTCTTCCGCTGGGTCTACGCCAACGGCGACGCCCAGGCCAAGTCGCTCGACTATGTGCCGCTACCGCCGGCGCTGGTGCAGCAGATCGAGACCTACTGGAAGGCCAACCTGAAGTACTGA
- a CDS encoding acyl carrier protein has product MTDVAIREKIRGHILNNLMFTNDQTRLADDASLLDLGVIDSTGVLELVLVIEENFAMQVKDSAMVPENFDSVDRIVSFVMRSKAA; this is encoded by the coding sequence ATGACCGACGTCGCCATCCGCGAGAAGATCCGCGGCCACATCCTCAACAACCTCATGTTCACCAACGACCAAACCAGGTTGGCGGACGACGCCTCGCTGCTGGACCTGGGCGTGATCGATTCGACCGGCGTATTGGAGCTGGTGCTGGTCATCGAGGAGAACTTCGCCATGCAGGTGAAGGACTCGGCGATGGTGCCGGAGAACTTCGACTCGGTGGACAGGATCGTGTCGTTCGTCATGCGCTCGAAGGCGGCATGA
- the nadE gene encoding NAD(+) synthase — MSGFGWEALDIDYEQEAERICARLRETVAQSLRRRGLVVAISGGIDSSVCAALAVRALGSERVHCLILPERDSDPDSAARAGLLAETLRVGVDTFDIAPALEAIGAYAARDNAVRTVLPDYRDDWKMKLAIAGGSEGAINRFRLIAQSPDGVMHERELRLHEYLTIVAATSYKQRLRKTIEYFHADRLHYAVLGTPNRLEYDQGFFVKNGDGSADIKPIAHLYKSQVYGMARHLGLPERLCNAQPTTDTYSLEQGQDEFYFALPYRAMDLALWALEHDVPAVHLAHVLETTVEQAEAVYADILRKRRSTAPLHLRPVLLGTVSVGDTAGERAA; from the coding sequence ATGAGCGGATTCGGCTGGGAAGCGCTGGACATCGATTACGAACAGGAAGCCGAACGCATCTGCGCGCGCCTGCGCGAGACCGTCGCGCAATCGCTGCGCAGGCGGGGGCTGGTGGTGGCCATTTCGGGCGGCATCGACAGTTCGGTCTGTGCCGCGCTGGCGGTGCGCGCCCTCGGCAGCGAGCGCGTGCATTGCCTCATCCTGCCCGAGCGCGACTCCGACCCGGATAGCGCCGCGCGCGCTGGCCTGCTGGCCGAAACCCTGCGCGTGGGCGTGGACACGTTCGACATCGCGCCGGCGCTGGAGGCGATCGGTGCCTACGCCGCGCGCGACAACGCCGTGCGCACCGTGCTGCCCGACTACCGCGACGACTGGAAGATGAAGCTGGCCATCGCCGGCGGCAGCGAGGGCGCGATCAACCGCTTCCGGCTGATCGCGCAGTCGCCCGATGGCGTGATGCACGAGCGCGAACTGCGCCTGCACGAGTATCTGACCATCGTGGCGGCCACCAGCTACAAGCAACGGCTGCGCAAGACCATCGAGTATTTCCATGCCGACCGCCTGCACTACGCGGTGCTGGGTACGCCGAACCGGCTGGAGTACGACCAGGGTTTCTTCGTCAAGAACGGCGACGGCTCGGCCGACATCAAGCCGATCGCGCATCTCTACAAGTCGCAGGTCTACGGCATGGCCCGCCACCTCGGCCTGCCGGAGCGGTTGTGCAACGCGCAGCCGACCACCGACACCTACAGCCTGGAACAGGGCCAGGACGAGTTCTATTTCGCCCTGCCCTACCGCGCGATGGACCTGGCGCTGTGGGCGCTGGAACACGATGTACCGGCGGTGCACCTTGCGCACGTGCTGGAAACAACGGTGGAACAGGCCGAGGCGGTCTATGCCGACATCCTGAGGAAGCGCCGCAGCACCGCACCCCTGCACCTGCGTCCCGTCCTGCTGGGCACGGTTTCGGTCGGCGACACGGCGGGTGAACGCGCCGCATGA
- the asnB gene encoding asparagine synthase (glutamine-hydrolyzing) gives MCGIAGFAGAGQGALEDRAALQRMIGTLHHRGPDGHGFHVAPGVGLAHARLAIIDLATGQQPLHDGHETVWTVFNGEIFNYVELRDELERQGYHFRTRSDTEVIVHLYHRDGDRFVDRLNGQFAIALWDAQRRRLLLARDRAGIRPLYHATARGRVWFGSEVKALLAVLPECATINPDGLAQAFTFWGPCDPDTLFAGVDSLPPGHLMTVEADGTQTLSQYWDWTFPRTGDAPPFASFDDAVHELRDLLGDAVRLQLRADVPVGAYLSGGLDSSGIVALVKQAGIAAVRTFSVTFEDVEFDEREQQQAMVRHLGTDHTTLHCTRRDIADAFPTLIRHTEAPVLRTAPVPLMLLSAQVRRSGYKVVLTGEGADEVFGGYDLFKEAKVRRFCARNPDSQWRHLLLGRLYGYLKHSPVGAPGFARTFFGQGMEHLARPVFAHAPRWTTSRRALAFLAPELQALGAGFDPFAFYEQRLPAAINTWSPLARDQYVEAKSLMAAYLLSSQGDRVAMANSIEGRFPFLDHRLIEFASRLPAQWKLRGLTEKHILRKALAPLLPVEIATRPKQPYRAPDASSFFSDGRPADYVEELLSSERIRDAGCFDAGKVRLLFDKCRHGRAVGFADNQAFVGILSTMLLHDGFIRHRVPQTIPLPATETV, from the coding sequence ATGTGCGGAATCGCAGGCTTTGCGGGTGCAGGACAGGGCGCGCTTGAGGACCGCGCGGCGCTGCAGCGCATGATCGGCACGCTGCATCACCGCGGGCCGGATGGCCACGGCTTCCATGTGGCGCCCGGCGTGGGACTGGCGCATGCGCGCCTCGCTATCATCGACCTGGCTACCGGCCAGCAGCCGCTGCACGATGGCCATGAAACCGTCTGGACTGTGTTCAACGGCGAGATCTTCAACTACGTCGAACTGCGCGACGAGTTGGAGAGGCAGGGTTACCACTTCCGCACCCGGTCCGACACCGAGGTCATCGTCCACCTGTACCACCGCGACGGCGATCGCTTCGTCGACAGGCTCAACGGCCAGTTCGCGATCGCGCTGTGGGACGCGCAGCGGCGCCGGCTGCTGCTGGCACGCGACCGCGCCGGCATCCGTCCGCTGTACCACGCGACGGCGCGCGGTCGCGTCTGGTTCGGCTCCGAAGTGAAGGCGCTGCTGGCGGTACTGCCGGAATGCGCCACGATCAATCCGGACGGCTTGGCGCAGGCCTTCACCTTCTGGGGGCCGTGCGATCCCGATACCCTGTTCGCCGGTGTCGACAGCCTGCCTCCCGGCCACCTGATGACGGTGGAAGCCGACGGCACGCAAACCCTCAGCCAGTACTGGGACTGGACGTTCCCCCGCACCGGCGACGCGCCGCCGTTCGCCTCCTTCGACGACGCCGTGCACGAGCTGCGCGACCTGCTCGGCGATGCGGTGCGCCTGCAACTGCGCGCGGACGTGCCGGTCGGCGCCTACTTGAGCGGCGGCCTGGATTCGTCCGGCATCGTTGCGCTGGTCAAGCAGGCCGGCATTGCCGCCGTGCGCACATTCTCGGTGACGTTCGAGGACGTCGAATTCGACGAACGCGAGCAGCAGCAGGCGATGGTGCGCCACCTCGGCACCGACCATACCACCCTGCACTGCACGCGCCGCGACATCGCCGACGCCTTTCCCACCTTGATCCGGCATACCGAAGCACCCGTTCTGCGCACCGCGCCGGTACCGCTGATGCTGCTGTCCGCGCAGGTGCGCCGGTCCGGCTACAAGGTGGTGCTGACCGGCGAGGGCGCCGACGAAGTGTTCGGCGGCTACGACCTGTTCAAGGAAGCCAAGGTGCGCCGCTTCTGCGCACGCAATCCCGATTCGCAATGGCGCCACCTGCTGCTCGGTCGACTGTACGGCTACCTGAAACATTCGCCGGTGGGCGCGCCGGGATTCGCGCGTACGTTCTTCGGCCAGGGCATGGAGCATCTGGCCCGACCGGTGTTCGCACACGCGCCGCGCTGGACGACATCGCGGCGCGCGCTCGCCTTCCTCGCGCCGGAACTGCAGGCGCTTGGCGCCGGATTCGATCCGTTCGCCTTCTACGAACAGCGACTGCCCGCCGCCATCAACACCTGGTCGCCGCTGGCGCGCGACCAGTACGTGGAAGCGAAATCGCTGATGGCCGCCTACCTGCTTTCCTCGCAGGGAGACCGCGTGGCGATGGCCAACTCCATCGAAGGCCGCTTCCCGTTCCTCGACCATCGCCTGATCGAATTCGCCAGCCGCCTGCCGGCGCAGTGGAAGCTGCGCGGCCTGACCGAGAAGCACATCCTGCGCAAGGCGCTGGCGCCGCTGCTGCCGGTGGAGATCGCGACGCGTCCCAAGCAGCCTTACCGCGCGCCGGACGCCAGCAGCTTCTTCAGCGACGGCCGACCGGCGGACTACGTGGAAGAACTGCTGTCGAGCGAGCGTATCCGCGACGCCGGCTGCTTCGACGCCGGCAAGGTCCGCCTGCTGTTCGACAAGTGCCGTCACGGACGCGCCGTCGGATTCGCCGACAACCAGGCCTTCGTCGGCATCCTGTCGACGATGCTGCTGCACGATGGCTTCATCCGCCATCGCGTCCCCCAGACCATTCCCCTGCCTGCCACCGAAACGGTATGA